The Streptomyces laurentii region GCCCGAGGCGGCCGCTGCGCCGGCCGCCTCGGCGGGAGGCGCGGTCATGCCTCGTACTCCCCTATCAGCGCGGGCAGTCCGGCGACCGACGGCAGGACACGGGTGGCGCCATGATCGGTGAGCGCGTCTCCGCCGTGGGCGCCGGTGAGGACGCCCGCGACGATCCCGGCGCCGGAACGGACGCCGCTGAGCATGTCGTACGAGGTGTCGCCGGCGACCACGATCCGCCGGACGTCGTCCACGGCGCCGGTGCGCAGGAACGCGGCCAGGACCATGTCCGGGTAGGGCCGGCCGCGACCGCCCGCGTCGGCCGGGCACAGGGTGAGGGCGACGAGGTCGCGCCAGCCGAGGGCGTCGAGGATGGCGTCCTGGGTGACCCGGGCGAAGCCGGTGGTGAGGACGACGGTGCGGCCCTGCTCGGTGAGGGTGGCGATGGCGTCGGCCGCGCCGGGGAGGGCTTCGATCCTCCCGGCCGCGACCAGCTCGCCGTACGCGTCCTCGAAGGCCAGGTTGGCCTGCTGGGCGCGGGCCTCGTCGCCGCCGAAGAGGTGCCGGAAGACGGAGATCTTGGACTCGCCCATGGTGGCGCGGACGTAGTC contains the following coding sequences:
- a CDS encoding possible phosphoglycolate phosphatase (HAD-hyrolase-like; pfam13242;~Possible phosphoglycolate phosphatase [Streptomyces venezuelae ATCC10712];~identified by MetaGeneAnnotator; putative;~phosphonatase-like hydrolase; TIGR03351), which produces MNNAAHAASAQRHDLVVLDMAGTTVADGGLVEQAFATAAERLGEDPSTMIDYVRATMGESKISVFRHLFGGDEARAQQANLAFEDAYGELVAAGRIEALPGAADAIATLTEQGRTVVLTTGFARVTQDAILDALGWRDLVALTLCPADAGGRGRPYPDMVLAAFLRTGAVDDVRRIVVAGDTSYDMLSGVRSGAGIVAGVLTGAHGGDALTDHGATRVLPSVAGLPALIGEYEA